The genomic interval cgaagaagatcaaggtcgAAAGGTTATCGCCAAAGCCTGCCAATCCGCAACTGCCTTCTCCAAAGTCGGATACCATCCCAGCCAGCACCTTCGAAATCGAGACGGTCAGTatcaagaaagaaaggaCAGCATCTAGCACTCCTACCACAGCTACTATGTCGATGCCCGGGACTCCCATCGACACGcctctcttctccaacatgaTGCATTCTCACCGCCAGGGCCCAACTCCCATCCCGCCACCTGCGCACAATCACACCATGCGTCTTTTGACGCCATGCAGCGACCATCAATCCCCCGTGTCCGTCCAAGCACAAGCATCAGACGTGTTGATGCATCATAATCTTAACCAAAACTTCATGACAGCCGCTCACAGCAGCCCTCTAAACAATACTCACGACtttcatcaacaccatcatcaatcacaAACCCAGCCCCCCTACgatcaccacacccaccacttCGACACCGCGAGCCCCACCTGGGGCCACACAAGCCACATGTCGCAGAACAGTCCCGCGTCGGTATCGATGTACTCGCCCACAAACACGACCGCGACAGCCTTTGGCTACTCCCCATCCGCTGCCGCCCGCGatcacacacactcacatTCGCAACACACCCAGTtctcccagcagcaacaaacacaGGAGGAGCGCAATCTCGGactgatggggatgggaatgggaatggggatgaACACAATGAATATGAATCTCGCTGGGATGGACACGGGGCAGTTTGATTTCAATAATATGGTGATGCATCAGGGGTTGAGGACAAGTGTGTCGCCCTCTCCTGCTCACCCCATCAAGGCGGAGCATGTGTCGGGGAGTCCCCAGTGGGGGGcgatggatggggggtttgtttgatATTTTTGATACGGAGCCAAGATTGGGTAACACGGTTCGGGAAGTTTATGAAGAGGGAAGATATTGGGTTGTCAGTTACGTTGATTTTgattttcttctctttctcttttacATGGTTGTAAACGGTAGATTGGTTTTCAGACTTGTCGTCTacattttcttcttctgctcagACCCTGCCCCTGGACTTTGAGGGATGAAGGGTGGGGGGCTGTAACAttaccttttc from Podospora pseudoanserina strain CBS 124.78 chromosome 6, whole genome shotgun sequence carries:
- a CDS encoding hypothetical protein (EggNog:ENOG503P7DU), whose amino-acid sequence is MAHNDNAMTRFLFAILQQKCLKDIDWNKVAQDPNLAQPITNGHAARMRYSRFRSAMLGIEPQKRNRVSKPAARKKKTTAASTSQKEAGDGDTQDTPAKPDNPPAKKIKVERLSPKPANPQLPSPKSDTIPASTFEIETVSIKKERTASSTPTTATMSMPGTPIDTPLFSNMMHSHRQGPTPIPPPAHNHTMRLLTPCSDHQSPVSVQAQASDVLMHHNLNQNFMTAAHSSPLNNTHDFHQHHHQSQTQPPYDHHTHHFDTASPTWGHTSHMSQNSPASVSMYSPTNTTATAFGYSPSAAARDHTHSHSQHTQFSQQQQTQEERNLGLMGMGMGMGMNTMNMNLAGMDTGQFDFNNMVMHQGLRTSVSPSPAHPIKAEHVSGSPQWGAMDGGFV